One Paenibacillus sp. FSL W8-0186 genomic window carries:
- a CDS encoding ABC transporter permease — translation MSISLKRAGAIFVKDYKEFSRNYAISIMLIFPILFAFLFRNAGPLLPGAIGLVLNLSFVILTSFAQACLIAEEKERNTLRSLMMTPATIMDVLIGKSTLVFTMSAVVLAIATYILAYEPASIWAFVAATALSIVLYTAAGTICGLFSKTLLDASLSIIPLSIVFTGAPYGGMLLADDFPILKVLEYTPSIQLVHLLDIPHTGIAAGQLFKPLLIILAWTIVLSIVSVVMYQRRLRDE, via the coding sequence ATGAGTATCTCATTAAAACGTGCCGGGGCCATATTTGTGAAGGATTATAAAGAGTTTTCACGCAATTATGCGATCTCGATTATGTTGATTTTCCCAATTTTATTCGCATTTCTTTTTCGAAATGCAGGCCCGTTACTGCCCGGGGCTATCGGTCTTGTTCTAAATTTATCGTTTGTGATACTAACGAGTTTTGCCCAAGCATGCTTGATTGCGGAAGAAAAGGAGCGAAACACTTTACGATCATTAATGATGACTCCAGCCACAATCATGGATGTTTTAATCGGTAAAAGTACTTTAGTCTTTACCATGTCTGCTGTTGTTCTGGCTATTGCTACGTATATATTAGCCTATGAACCAGCTAGTATATGGGCGTTTGTGGCAGCAACTGCTCTTTCGATTGTTCTATACACGGCTGCCGGTACGATATGCGGTCTATTCTCCAAGACGCTGCTTGATGCGTCTTTATCTATAATTCCCCTATCGATCGTATTCACTGGGGCGCCATATGGAGGAATGTTACTAGCGGATGATTTTCCGATTTTAAAAGTGCTGGAGTATACACCGAGCATTCAACTTGTGCATTTGCTGGATATCCCCCATACGGGCATTGCGGCGGGACAGTTATTTAAACCCCTCCTCATTATTTTGGCATGGACAATTGTATTGAGTATTGTATCTGTTGTTATGTATCAACGTCGGTTGAGGGATGAGTAG
- a CDS encoding SDR family oxidoreductase, with protein sequence MDKKVALVSGANKSIGFEVVRELAKLGMIVYLGSRDEANGTKGAEELKVDGDVRFIQLDVLDENSMVLAIKKIEQEHGKLDVLINNAGIASASSDFKDFSASMVSIDEVKAVFSTNFLGSVRLTQLALPLLRNSKSGRIVNTSSQAGSFEFMTDVENKYPKPFAYCTSKLALNGATVLFADELRDTGIKVNAAHPGLVSSALSNYMGNRTGQDGAKIIIQLATLDGDGPTGGFFDENGVVPW encoded by the coding sequence ATGGATAAGAAAGTTGCGCTTGTCAGTGGAGCTAATAAGTCAATTGGTTTTGAGGTTGTTCGGGAGCTTGCAAAGTTGGGCATGATTGTATATTTAGGAAGCCGCGATGAGGCGAATGGAACTAAAGGGGCTGAAGAGCTTAAAGTTGACGGAGATGTTCGCTTTATACAATTGGACGTATTAGACGAGAACTCGATGGTGCTGGCAATCAAGAAAATCGAACAGGAGCACGGAAAACTTGATGTACTAATTAATAATGCCGGGATAGCCTCCGCAAGTTCTGACTTTAAAGATTTCTCGGCATCTATGGTTTCTATTGATGAAGTGAAGGCGGTATTTTCCACAAACTTTTTAGGATCTGTTCGTCTTACGCAACTGGCACTTCCATTGTTACGGAATTCAAAGTCGGGACGTATCGTAAATACATCTAGTCAGGCAGGCAGCTTTGAATTTATGACAGATGTTGAAAATAAATACCCAAAACCTTTTGCATATTGCACATCTAAACTTGCCCTGAACGGTGCAACAGTGTTATTTGCAGATGAACTACGCGATACTGGAATTAAGGTGAATGCTGCGCATCCGGGATTGGTTAGCAGCGCACTTAGCAATTATATGGGGAATCGTACAGGGCAGGATGGCGCCAAAATTATCATTCAGCTTGCTACTCTAGATGGTGATGGTCCAACAGGCGGGTTCTTTGATGAAAATGGAGTAGTTCCGTGGTGA
- a CDS encoding TetR-like C-terminal domain-containing protein, with product MNKEDRRVRKTKNALINSLMKLLDEKSIKSVTVTDICEGADVNRSTFYQYYSNPFDMLEQIEAEIYRDFVNEWEKQGSYEEKIPVSTWLELIYLNRGYSKLIFGENGYSDILIQLLSRSDHEFQEQIKTLNPKLDHKDIKYISDYCTYGTVAIITKWANGGFKESIEHIAEMISMLNGNALRTFP from the coding sequence ATGAACAAAGAAGACCGCAGAGTGCGCAAAACCAAAAATGCGCTGATAAACAGTCTAATGAAGTTGCTAGACGAGAAAAGTATTAAAAGTGTAACTGTAACAGACATTTGTGAAGGCGCTGATGTAAACAGAAGCACATTTTACCAATATTACAGCAACCCTTTTGATATGTTAGAGCAGATTGAGGCAGAGATATATAGAGACTTTGTTAACGAGTGGGAAAAGCAAGGATCTTATGAAGAAAAAATACCAGTATCGACATGGTTAGAATTAATCTATTTAAATCGAGGTTATAGCAAGCTGATTTTTGGAGAAAACGGCTATTCAGACATTCTAATTCAATTACTTAGTAGATCGGATCATGAGTTTCAAGAACAAATAAAAACCCTAAATCCTAAGTTGGATCATAAAGATATTAAGTATATAAGTGATTATTGCACTTATGGCACTGTAGCCATAATTACCAAATGGGCAAACGGAGGATTTAAAGAATCAATAGAGCATATTGCAGAGATGATATCGATGTTAAACGGGAATGCACTTAGAACTTTTCCTTAA
- a CDS encoding LytTR family transcriptional regulator DNA-binding domain-containing protein, producing the protein MQFQPIYNDGKLLLPKIELNMTLNQSIGIITDLKRKQLLMNQLANHSQYYLFRAGQSEYMRLTVEELITFLIKVTERNDRLALLMDYFALKEERKVKIKDLSSSKRMYVTLLRAFFAHQPILVLEEPYFYLEEEDRHHFKRILDNLSKEKQILILTSNLEDAMISCDAIYRLNALGFHPLDIRDSEEDKQEVPEQDRANITLQKIYTRRNDKVILFDPPEVDYIESLDGSILVHVGGENYVCALTLAELEQRLLNFGFFRCHRSYIVNLQKVREIITWTKNSYSLRLNTGKDAVVPLSRSKLQELKALLHI; encoded by the coding sequence GTGCAATTTCAACCAATTTATAATGATGGGAAATTACTTCTACCCAAGATCGAATTAAATATGACATTGAACCAATCGATAGGCATTATAACGGACTTGAAGCGAAAGCAGCTTTTAATGAATCAATTAGCGAATCATTCTCAATATTATTTATTTCGAGCTGGGCAAAGCGAGTATATGCGTTTAACGGTGGAAGAGCTGATCACCTTTCTGATCAAAGTAACGGAGCGGAATGATCGTCTTGCTCTGTTAATGGATTATTTTGCTTTAAAGGAAGAGCGGAAGGTAAAAATCAAGGATCTAAGTTCATCCAAAAGGATGTATGTGACATTGCTGCGTGCCTTTTTTGCGCATCAGCCTATACTCGTACTAGAGGAACCTTATTTTTACTTGGAAGAAGAGGATCGTCATCACTTTAAGCGGATTCTGGATAACCTTTCGAAGGAGAAGCAGATTTTAATTTTAACTTCGAATTTAGAGGATGCCATGATATCCTGCGATGCCATTTATCGATTAAACGCGCTCGGATTTCATCCATTGGATATTCGGGATTCGGAAGAGGATAAGCAGGAAGTGCCGGAACAAGATCGGGCCAATATCACCTTGCAGAAGATTTATACTAGAAGAAATGACAAAGTGATTTTATTTGATCCGCCTGAAGTCGATTACATCGAAAGTTTAGATGGTTCGATCCTTGTTCATGTAGGCGGAGAAAATTATGTCTGTGCTTTGACGCTAGCCGAGCTCGAGCAGAGGCTGCTAAACTTCGGGTTTTTTAGGTGCCATCGGTCTTACATTGTTAATCTGCAGAAAGTAAGAGAGATTATTACATGGACGAAGAATAGCTACAGCTTGCGATTAAATACAGGCAAAGATGCGGTGGTTCCGTTATCCCGTTCAAAATTGCAGGAATTAAAAGCACTTCTTCACATTTAA
- a CDS encoding methyl-accepting chemotaxis protein, whose translation MDRLDSVFLQRNKLLTNVLWGINVIFTIFLVSTGNYESIWILGVGALFAASLTVLNRLRKWIRLTPYLFGGLMVLLLILGIYDVKKPVLDVYFLLSAFLLIYPSYKPIMLFSIVNLVGLNAKVWLGGGDVSAMMSSNIMLIFYGIMTIVAARLNERLFVGAEQRSQEAMQAKSIADSLLQELKHSIQVLNEFYRNLKHHVDHSGQLTKEITIGFSEVAKGIESQAVSITDISDTIQESHRDAQMMTDSSEAMKRLSDQTVEATVMGNEQVHKLNDQISQVNDIFQDIIVEVKELNEKIMKIDEMSNTIGEIANQTNLLALNAAIEAARAGEHGQGFAVVSTEVRKLAEHSRLSTESISNIIKEIDVGTKALTEKVAIGNAAVSESMISSSESEQVFHRIAMDAREVSAQASEVEEKSKSFRASSNSIVTEVASISSVTEQSTAAVQQIMASMDDQRAMVEEIVKSFNELEMLIGKLTEFTE comes from the coding sequence ATGGACAGACTTGATTCGGTGTTTTTACAAAGAAATAAGCTGCTTACAAATGTATTATGGGGAATTAATGTTATTTTTACGATTTTCCTTGTGTCAACAGGAAACTATGAAAGTATTTGGATTTTGGGTGTTGGCGCATTGTTTGCTGCTTCCCTTACCGTCCTCAATCGACTTCGAAAATGGATAAGGTTAACGCCATATCTGTTCGGCGGGCTCATGGTTCTCCTTCTGATTCTTGGCATATATGACGTTAAGAAACCTGTATTAGATGTGTATTTTCTCCTTTCCGCTTTCCTGCTTATTTATCCCAGCTATAAACCGATCATGCTGTTCAGCATAGTGAATCTGGTTGGTCTCAATGCCAAAGTATGGTTGGGAGGCGGGGATGTATCCGCTATGATGTCCTCGAATATTATGTTGATTTTTTATGGAATCATGACAATCGTGGCTGCCAGATTGAACGAGCGGCTATTTGTCGGGGCTGAACAGCGCAGCCAGGAGGCCATGCAGGCCAAATCGATAGCAGATTCATTACTGCAGGAGCTAAAGCATTCCATCCAAGTATTGAATGAATTTTATCGGAATCTCAAGCATCATGTCGATCATTCGGGCCAATTAACGAAGGAAATAACAATCGGTTTCTCGGAGGTTGCGAAAGGCATTGAATCCCAAGCTGTAAGTATTACTGATATTTCAGATACGATTCAAGAATCCCATCGGGATGCTCAAATGATGACGGATAGTTCAGAGGCCATGAAACGGCTTTCTGACCAAACGGTTGAAGCGACGGTAATGGGGAATGAACAAGTACATAAGCTGAACGATCAGATTTCTCAAGTGAACGATATATTCCAGGATATCATTGTGGAAGTGAAGGAATTAAACGAGAAGATTATGAAGATTGACGAGATGTCCAATACCATTGGAGAAATTGCCAATCAAACCAACTTGCTGGCGCTGAATGCAGCGATCGAAGCAGCCCGGGCGGGAGAACATGGACAAGGATTCGCGGTCGTTTCTACGGAAGTTAGAAAATTGGCCGAGCACTCACGTCTGTCAACCGAGAGCATTTCGAATATTATTAAAGAAATCGATGTAGGCACGAAGGCGCTAACCGAAAAGGTCGCCATAGGGAATGCGGCAGTAAGCGAAAGCATGATATCCTCCTCGGAATCGGAACAAGTATTCCATCGTATTGCGATGGATGCGCGTGAGGTTTCGGCGCAGGCATCCGAGGTAGAAGAGAAGTCCAAGTCATTCCGGGCTTCATCCAATTCCATCGTCACTGAAGTTGCCTCCATTTCAAGTGTGACCGAGCAATCTACAGCGGCCGTACAGCAAATCATGGCCAGCATGGATGATCAACGAGCTATGGTTGAGGAAATCGTTAAAAGTTTCAACGAGCTGGAAATGCTTATAGGTAAACTTACGGAATTTACGGAATAA
- a CDS encoding ABC transporter ATP-binding protein, giving the protein MDDVIQVEHIRKRFGHKDALSDVSFSIPKGEIFGFLGPSGSGKTTLIKILTAQLNPTSGQASVFNQPAEMMQLSAQKMRFGILTDNSGLYERLTIEENLELYRKLYDLPKSSIDKVLQFVNLGGERKKKVNRLSKGMRQRVMLACAVIHEPELLFLDEPTSALDPVNTAHIYKGLHYLNEKGTTIFLTTHDMAEAEWICNRVAILYQGQIQAIGSPKELKKQHRENVICVELINGEAYELPIDEGTADQIADWMKRGFIDRLETKEPSLGDIFIKMTGSELL; this is encoded by the coding sequence GTGGATGATGTGATCCAAGTAGAACATATTCGCAAGAGATTTGGACATAAGGATGCGTTATCAGACGTGTCCTTTTCCATTCCGAAGGGGGAAATTTTTGGTTTCCTGGGTCCGAGCGGTTCGGGAAAAACGACATTAATTAAGATTTTAACGGCACAATTAAATCCGACAAGCGGACAGGCCAGCGTATTTAACCAGCCAGCGGAAATGATGCAGCTGTCGGCGCAGAAAATGCGCTTTGGCATTTTGACGGATAACAGCGGTCTATATGAAAGATTAACGATTGAGGAAAATCTGGAGCTGTATCGTAAGTTATATGATCTTCCTAAATCGTCGATTGATAAGGTGCTGCAGTTTGTTAACTTAGGCGGAGAACGTAAAAAGAAAGTCAATCGCTTATCCAAAGGGATGCGTCAGCGTGTCATGTTGGCATGTGCGGTGATCCATGAGCCGGAATTATTATTTTTAGATGAACCTACTTCGGCTTTAGATCCAGTCAACACGGCGCATATTTATAAGGGCTTACACTATTTAAATGAGAAAGGGACAACCATTTTTTTAACTACGCATGATATGGCTGAGGCAGAATGGATATGTAACCGTGTAGCGATTTTGTACCAAGGACAAATCCAAGCCATCGGTTCACCCAAGGAGCTTAAAAAACAGCATCGGGAAAACGTGATTTGTGTTGAGTTAATCAATGGGGAAGCCTATGAGCTTCCGATCGATGAGGGAACGGCCGATCAAATCGCCGATTGGATGAAGCGAGGATTCATTGACCGATTAGAAACGAAAGAGCCGAGCCTGGGTGATATCTTTATTAAAATGACAGGAAGTGAGCTGCTATGA